Proteins encoded by one window of Chrysiogenia bacterium:
- a CDS encoding GNAT family N-acetyltransferase — protein sequence MELLETLSEALADQLHVLYQNEWWSAGRTREETARVLEGSDLTLGLVQEGTLVGFARVLTDGVFKALIFDVMVAPEQRGSDLGRRLIDEIISHPKLSGVKHFELYCRPRMVPFYEKWGFTSNLGEIRLMRREA from the coding sequence GCGAGGCGCTGGCCGACCAGCTCCACGTCCTCTACCAGAACGAATGGTGGAGCGCCGGGCGCACCCGCGAGGAAACCGCGCGGGTGCTCGAAGGCTCGGATCTCACGCTTGGGCTGGTGCAGGAGGGGACTCTCGTGGGGTTCGCGCGCGTCCTCACCGACGGGGTCTTCAAGGCGCTCATCTTCGACGTGATGGTCGCCCCCGAACAGCGCGGCTCGGATCTGGGCCGACGGCTCATCGACGAGATCATCAGCCACCCAAAACTCAGCGGCGTGAAACACTTCGAACTCTACTGCCGGCCCCGCATGGTTCCCTTTTACGAAAAATGGGGCTTCACCAGCAATCTGGGCGAGATTCGCCTCATGCGCCGCGAGGCCTGA